One Streptomyces sp. SAI-135 DNA segment encodes these proteins:
- a CDS encoding TetR/AcrR family transcriptional regulator, translated as MARTKEFDPEAALQAALELFWRRGYEATSMSDLVAHLGIGRASIYATFGSKHELYLRALDRYDRAGLPPIVRELSQPGPALPAVRSVVRRYAAEAADEQLRRNGCMVTNTAAELAPHDPAAARHVERNWDQLETVLHSTLVRAQAQGELPADRDPLTLARMLLVLLQGLRVVGKASADPARVRDAAEQALALLD; from the coding sequence ATGGCCAGGACCAAGGAGTTCGACCCCGAGGCCGCGCTGCAGGCAGCTCTGGAGCTGTTCTGGCGGCGCGGCTACGAGGCGACGTCGATGTCCGACCTCGTGGCACACCTCGGCATCGGGCGGGCCAGCATCTACGCCACCTTCGGCAGCAAGCACGAGCTGTACCTGAGGGCGCTGGACCGCTACGACCGGGCAGGGCTCCCGCCGATCGTGCGGGAGCTGTCCCAGCCGGGGCCCGCACTGCCGGCCGTGCGGTCGGTGGTACGGCGGTACGCGGCGGAGGCCGCCGACGAGCAACTGCGGCGCAACGGCTGCATGGTCACCAACACGGCCGCCGAGCTGGCCCCGCACGACCCGGCGGCCGCGCGGCACGTCGAGCGCAACTGGGACCAGCTGGAGACCGTGCTGCACTCGACGCTGGTCCGCGCTCAGGCGCAGGGTGAACTGCCGGCGGACCGCGACCCGCTGACCCTCGCCAGGATGCTGCTGGTGCTGCTCCAGGGGCTGCGGGTCGTCGGCAAGGCATCGGCGGACCCGGCCCGGGTGCGGGACGCGGCGGAACAGGCGCTGGCGCTGCTCGACTGA
- a CDS encoding glucose 1-dehydrogenase, translating into MTRTRFIGRTALVTGAGSGIGRAVALALAAEGAQVVVAGRRAEPLARTVRLIEEAGGKALAVTADVTRETEIEAVVDAAVDRFGSLDVAVNNAGVFRGGRPLAELSSADWREQLDVNLTGVFLALRAEIRRMRAQPSGGTIVNIASTFGAHTRAPGAAAYAATKAAVSALTRGAARDHIREGVRINAVSPGAVDTPMSLRPGETEPDRAERARATLPLGRVSATSEIAAAVLYLASDDASSVVGTDLVVDSGATA; encoded by the coding sequence ATGACCAGGACCCGCTTCATCGGCAGGACCGCCCTCGTCACCGGCGCGGGCTCGGGAATCGGCCGGGCCGTCGCCCTCGCCCTCGCCGCGGAGGGCGCGCAGGTGGTGGTCGCCGGGCGCCGGGCGGAGCCGCTGGCACGGACGGTCCGGCTGATCGAGGAGGCGGGCGGCAAGGCGCTCGCGGTGACCGCGGACGTCACGCGGGAGACCGAGATCGAGGCCGTGGTGGACGCCGCGGTGGACCGCTTCGGCTCGCTCGACGTGGCCGTCAACAACGCCGGGGTGTTCCGCGGCGGGCGGCCCCTGGCCGAGTTGTCGTCGGCGGACTGGCGGGAGCAGCTCGACGTCAACCTCACCGGGGTGTTCCTGGCCCTCCGGGCCGAGATCCGCCGGATGCGCGCACAGCCCTCCGGCGGCACGATCGTCAACATCGCCTCCACCTTCGGCGCCCACACCCGCGCCCCGGGCGCCGCCGCTTACGCGGCCACCAAGGCCGCCGTCTCCGCCCTCACCCGGGGCGCGGCCAGGGACCACATCCGCGAGGGCGTCCGCATCAACGCGGTCAGCCCCGGCGCGGTGGACACCCCGATGTCCCTGCGCCCCGGCGAGACGGAGCCGGACCGCGCCGAGCGCGCGCGGGCCACCCTCCCGCTGGGCCGGGTCTCGGCCACGTCCGAGATCGCCGCCGCCGTCCTGTACCTGGCCTCCGACGACGCCTCCTCGGTGGTGGGCACCGATCTGGTGGTGGACAGCGGGGCCACGGCCTGA
- a CDS encoding LysE family translocator, giving the protein MVPTDRLLAFAAMSFLLIVVPGPSVLFVIGRALAQGRRAALTTVAGNTAGAYVLVLTVAFGVGTIVERSVLVFTTLKLAGAAYLVYLGVKAWRGRGSLRAAFAQDLTSAAAGHGGLRTFWEGFAVGVTNPKTIVFFAAVLPQFVDRGQGHVAAQMLLLGLVFNVIALVSDAVWGLVAATARGWFARSPRRLSLVGGVGGLTMIGLGVTVAVTGRKD; this is encoded by the coding sequence ATGGTTCCCACCGACCGTCTCCTCGCCTTCGCGGCCATGTCGTTCCTGCTGATCGTGGTCCCCGGACCCAGTGTGCTGTTCGTGATCGGCCGGGCGCTCGCGCAGGGGCGGCGGGCCGCCCTGACCACGGTGGCGGGCAACACCGCCGGCGCCTACGTGCTGGTCCTCACCGTGGCGTTCGGGGTCGGCACGATCGTGGAGCGTTCGGTCCTGGTCTTCACCACGCTCAAGCTCGCCGGTGCCGCCTACCTGGTGTACCTGGGCGTCAAGGCGTGGCGCGGACGCGGCTCACTGCGTGCGGCCTTCGCGCAGGACCTGACGTCCGCCGCGGCGGGGCACGGCGGTCTGCGCACGTTCTGGGAGGGGTTCGCGGTCGGTGTGACCAACCCCAAGACGATCGTGTTCTTCGCCGCCGTGCTGCCGCAGTTCGTGGACCGCGGCCAGGGTCATGTGGCCGCGCAGATGCTGCTGCTCGGGCTGGTGTTCAACGTCATCGCGCTGGTCTCCGACGCCGTGTGGGGACTGGTCGCCGCGACCGCACGGGGCTGGTTCGCCCGCTCGCCGCGCCGTCTGTCCCTGGTGGGCGGGGTCGGCGGACTGACCATGATCGGTCTGGGTGTGACGGTGGCGGTGACGGGCCGGAAGGACTGA
- a CDS encoding oxidoreductase, with translation MAGWSVEDVPELDGRVAVVTGANSGIGYAAARGLARAGARVLLACRSETRGVEARDRLAGEVPGADVEFARLNLADLASVREFASAYPYGRLDLLVNNAGVMALPYGTTADGFETQFGTNHLGHFALTGLLLPTILATPAARVVAVSSTMHALANIDIGDLNSERRYRRWVAYARSKTANLLFVHELARRLAAHGSDVIAAAAHPGYAATNLQTAAPRMAGRRAAERFMQVGNRFFAQSADAGALPTLYAATAPGVAPDSFTGPSLAGWRGSPAPSWRAPWTRDDRVSRRLWAASEELTGVTYDALKV, from the coding sequence ATGGCGGGCTGGAGTGTCGAGGACGTTCCCGAGCTGGATGGACGGGTGGCCGTCGTCACCGGGGCCAACAGCGGGATCGGGTATGCCGCGGCGCGCGGACTCGCCCGCGCGGGAGCCCGCGTGCTGCTCGCCTGCCGCAGCGAGACACGGGGCGTCGAGGCCCGGGACCGGCTGGCCGGCGAAGTCCCGGGGGCGGACGTCGAGTTCGCCCGTCTGAACCTCGCGGACCTGGCCTCGGTACGGGAGTTCGCGAGCGCCTATCCCTACGGTCGTCTCGACCTGCTGGTCAACAACGCGGGCGTGATGGCGCTGCCGTACGGCACCACGGCGGACGGCTTCGAGACCCAGTTCGGCACCAACCACCTGGGCCACTTCGCGCTGACCGGTCTGCTGCTGCCGACGATCCTCGCGACCCCCGCCGCGCGGGTCGTGGCGGTGTCCAGCACGATGCACGCGCTGGCCAACATCGACATCGGCGACCTCAACAGCGAGCGCCGCTACCGGCGCTGGGTCGCCTACGCCCGCTCCAAGACCGCCAACCTGCTCTTCGTCCACGAGCTGGCCCGCAGGCTGGCGGCCCACGGCTCGGACGTGATCGCCGCGGCGGCGCATCCCGGGTACGCGGCCACCAACCTCCAGACGGCGGCCCCGAGGATGGCCGGCCGCAGGGCCGCGGAACGCTTCATGCAGGTCGGCAACCGCTTCTTCGCCCAGTCCGCCGACGCCGGGGCCCTGCCCACCCTCTACGCGGCCACCGCCCCCGGCGTGGCGCCCGACTCCTTCACCGGCCCGTCCCTGGCGGGATGGCGCGGCTCCCCGGCCCCCTCGTGGCGGGCCCCCTGGACCCGCGACGACCGGGTGTCCCGGCGCCTGTGGGCCGCGTCGGAGGAGCTCACGGGAGTGACGTACGACGCCCTGAAGGTCTGA
- a CDS encoding excalibur calcium-binding domain-containing protein, giving the protein MTNPYGTQPTPPWQPAPPPAFRAAPKWARKRYVLPALAVALLLGVGIGAGDQDKATNDAKPAAARPQPTVTVTATATATATVTPEPEPAATVIATKTVKVTRTVTAQAEADTGSGSDSGSGSVYYANCSEARAAGAAPIRRGEPGYASHLDRDNDGVACDS; this is encoded by the coding sequence ATGACCAACCCGTACGGCACTCAGCCCACGCCGCCGTGGCAGCCGGCGCCGCCGCCCGCTTTCCGGGCCGCCCCCAAGTGGGCACGGAAGCGGTATGTCCTGCCCGCCCTCGCGGTCGCACTGCTCCTGGGCGTCGGCATAGGCGCCGGCGACCAGGACAAGGCGACGAACGACGCGAAGCCGGCCGCCGCGCGACCGCAGCCGACGGTCACCGTGACGGCGACCGCGACGGCGACGGCCACCGTGACCCCGGAGCCGGAACCCGCGGCCACCGTGATCGCCACGAAGACGGTCAAGGTCACCAGGACGGTCACGGCACAGGCCGAGGCGGACACCGGCTCCGGATCCGACTCGGGTTCCGGCAGCGTCTACTACGCCAACTGCTCCGAGGCCCGAGCCGCCGGTGCCGCGCCGATCCGACGCGGTGAGCCGGGCTACGCCTCCCACCTCGACCGCGACAACGACGGCGTGGCCTGCGACAGCTGA
- the ppdK gene encoding pyruvate, phosphate dikinase, with protein sequence MSENQEPHVAKFVYDFTEGNKDLKDLLGGKGANLAEMTNLGLPVPPGFTITTEACKVYLESGEEPAALRDEVSAHLDALEQRMGKKLGQADDPLLVSVRSGAKFSMPGMMDTVLNIGLSDKSVQGLAKQAGDDRFAWDSYRRLIQMFGKTVLGVDGDLFEEALDKAKEAKKVTVDTDLEAADLKKLVTAFKKIVKKEAGRDFPQDPREQMDLAIHAVFDSWNTDRAKLYRRQERIPHDLGTAVNVCSMVFGNLGPDSGTGVAFTRDPASGHQGVYGDYLQNAQGEDVVAGIRNTVPLAELEQIDKKSYDQLMQIMETLENHYKDLCDIEFTIERGQLWMLQTRVGKRTAGAAFRIATQLVDQGLIDEAEALQRVTGAQLAQLMFPRFDENSKVAQVGRGIAASPGAAVGKAVFDSYTAVKWSRSGEKVILVRRETNPDDLDGMIAAEGILTSRGGKTSHAAVVARGMGKTCVCGAEELEVDTKRRRMTVPGGHVVEEGDLISIDGSSGKVYLGEVPVVPSPVVEYFEGRMHAGANDADELVEAVHRIMAFADRKRRLRVRANADNAEDALRARRFGAQGIGLCRTEHMFLGDRRELVERLILADTEAEREESLKALLPLQKQDFVELFSAMDGLPVTIRLLDPPLHEFLPDITELSVRVALAESRQEPHENELRLLQAVHRLHEQNPMLGLRGVRLGLVIPGLFTMQVRAIAEAAAERKNAKGDPRAEIMIPLVGTVQELEIVREEADQVVAEVEAATGVELKLSIGTMIELPRAALTAGQIAEAAEFFSFGTNDLTQTVWGFSRDDVEASFFTAYLEKGIFGVSPFETIDKDGVGSLVKLAAEAGRRTRPDLKLGVCGEHGGDPESVHFFHQVGLDYVSCSPFRIPVARLEAGRAAITANGSDHR encoded by the coding sequence GTGTCGGAAAACCAAGAACCCCACGTAGCGAAGTTCGTCTACGACTTCACCGAGGGAAACAAGGACCTCAAGGACCTCCTGGGTGGCAAGGGCGCGAACCTCGCCGAGATGACCAACCTGGGACTCCCCGTTCCCCCCGGCTTCACCATCACGACCGAAGCCTGCAAGGTCTACCTGGAGAGCGGCGAGGAGCCGGCGGCACTGCGTGACGAGGTGAGTGCGCACCTCGACGCGCTGGAGCAGCGCATGGGCAAGAAGCTCGGCCAGGCCGACGACCCCCTGCTCGTCTCGGTCCGCTCCGGCGCGAAGTTCTCCATGCCGGGAATGATGGACACGGTCCTGAACATCGGCCTCTCCGACAAGTCGGTCCAGGGTCTCGCCAAGCAGGCCGGCGACGACCGCTTCGCCTGGGACTCCTACCGGCGCCTCATCCAGATGTTCGGCAAGACCGTCCTCGGCGTCGACGGCGACCTCTTCGAGGAGGCCCTCGACAAGGCCAAGGAGGCCAAGAAGGTCACGGTCGACACCGACCTGGAGGCCGCCGACCTCAAGAAGCTGGTCACCGCCTTCAAGAAGATCGTCAAGAAGGAGGCCGGCCGGGACTTCCCGCAGGACCCGCGCGAGCAGATGGACCTCGCCATCCACGCGGTCTTCGACTCCTGGAACACCGACCGCGCCAAGCTCTACCGCCGTCAGGAGCGCATCCCGCACGACCTGGGCACGGCCGTCAACGTCTGTTCCATGGTCTTCGGCAACCTCGGCCCCGACTCCGGCACCGGTGTCGCCTTCACCCGTGACCCCGCCTCCGGCCACCAGGGCGTCTACGGCGACTACCTCCAGAACGCGCAGGGCGAGGACGTCGTCGCGGGCATCCGCAACACCGTCCCGCTCGCGGAGCTGGAGCAGATCGACAAGAAGTCGTACGACCAGCTGATGCAGATCATGGAGACGCTGGAGAACCACTACAAGGACCTCTGCGACATCGAGTTCACCATCGAGCGCGGTCAGCTGTGGATGCTCCAGACCCGGGTCGGCAAGCGCACGGCGGGCGCCGCCTTCCGGATCGCCACCCAGCTCGTCGACCAGGGCCTGATCGACGAGGCCGAGGCGCTCCAGCGCGTCACCGGCGCCCAGCTCGCCCAGCTGATGTTCCCGCGATTCGACGAGAACTCCAAGGTCGCGCAGGTCGGCCGGGGCATCGCGGCCTCGCCGGGCGCGGCCGTCGGCAAGGCAGTCTTCGACTCGTACACCGCCGTGAAGTGGTCCCGTTCCGGCGAGAAGGTGATTCTCGTCCGCCGGGAGACCAACCCCGACGACCTCGACGGCATGATCGCCGCCGAGGGCATCCTGACCAGCCGGGGCGGCAAGACCTCCCACGCGGCCGTCGTCGCGCGCGGCATGGGCAAGACCTGTGTCTGCGGCGCCGAGGAGCTGGAGGTCGACACCAAGCGGCGCCGGATGACGGTCCCGGGCGGTCATGTGGTGGAGGAGGGCGACCTCATCTCCATCGACGGCTCCAGCGGCAAGGTGTACCTCGGTGAGGTCCCGGTCGTGCCGTCCCCCGTGGTGGAGTACTTCGAGGGCCGGATGCACGCGGGCGCCAACGACGCCGACGAGCTGGTCGAGGCCGTGCACCGGATCATGGCGTTCGCCGACCGCAAGCGCCGCCTGCGGGTACGGGCCAACGCGGACAACGCCGAGGACGCGCTGCGCGCCCGTCGCTTCGGCGCCCAGGGCATCGGCCTGTGCCGCACCGAGCACATGTTCCTCGGTGACCGCCGTGAGCTGGTCGAGCGGCTCATCCTGGCCGACACGGAGGCCGAGCGCGAGGAGTCGCTGAAGGCGCTGCTCCCGCTGCAGAAGCAGGACTTCGTGGAGCTGTTCTCGGCGATGGACGGACTGCCCGTCACCATCCGGCTCCTCGACCCGCCGCTGCACGAGTTCCTCCCCGACATCACCGAGCTGTCGGTCCGCGTGGCACTGGCGGAGTCCCGCCAGGAGCCGCACGAGAACGAACTGCGCCTGCTCCAGGCCGTGCACCGGCTGCACGAGCAGAACCCGATGCTGGGTCTGCGCGGTGTGCGCCTCGGTCTGGTCATCCCGGGCCTGTTCACCATGCAGGTGCGGGCGATCGCCGAGGCCGCGGCCGAGCGCAAGAACGCCAAGGGCGACCCGCGCGCGGAGATCATGATCCCGCTCGTCGGCACCGTCCAGGAGCTGGAGATCGTCCGTGAGGAGGCCGACCAGGTCGTCGCGGAGGTCGAGGCGGCGACGGGTGTGGAGCTGAAGCTGTCGATCGGCACGATGATCGAGCTGCCGAGGGCCGCCCTGACCGCCGGTCAGATCGCGGAGGCGGCGGAGTTCTTCAGCTTCGGCACGAACGACCTCACCCAGACGGTGTGGGGCTTCAGCCGGGACGACGTGGAGGCCTCCTTCTTCACGGCGTACCTGGAGAAGGGCATCTTCGGAGTCTCCCCCTTCGAGACGATCGACAAGGACGGCGTCGGCTCCCTGGTGAAGCTGGCCGCGGAGGCGGGCCGCAGGACCCGCCCCGACCTCAAGCTCGGCGTCTGCGGTGAGCACGGCGGTGACCCGGAGTCGGTCCACTTCTTCCACCAGGTCGGTCTGGACTACGTCTCCTGCTCCCCGTTCCGCATCCCGGTGGCCCGCCTGGAGGCGGGACGCGCGGCGATCACGGCGAACGGGAGCGACCACCGGTAG
- a CDS encoding ROK family protein, translated as MGGRSQTGAGDLLELVRSGRAVTRGALQQATGLSRATVGQRLDRLFRAGWLREGAGGPVDSPLGGRPSITLEFDDAHAVVLAADLETRHARAAVLSLTGEILAEHSGTLVIEDGPDAVLGELGRWFAELLEKAGHRAEEACGIGLAVPGPVDLESGRVVQPPIMPGWDGYDIRGRLARSFTEHTGAGPVPVLVDNDANLMAYGEQRTAYPDCSAFVLVKVSTGIGAGVVVDGSVYRGIDGGAGDLGHIRVPAGAEALCRCGSYGCLAAVASGGAVARRLAAAGVPAASGSDVRDLLASGHPEAAALAREAGRHVGDVLATVVTLLNPGVLMIAGDLAGTPFLTGVRELLYQRALPRSTARLEVVTSRLGERAGLVGAGALVVEHLYAPERVEERLLAMGV; from the coding sequence ATGGGTGGACGGAGTCAGACCGGCGCCGGAGATCTGCTCGAACTGGTCCGCAGCGGGCGTGCCGTCACGCGCGGCGCGCTCCAGCAGGCCACCGGACTGTCCCGGGCGACCGTCGGCCAGCGCCTCGACCGCCTCTTCCGTGCGGGCTGGCTCCGCGAGGGCGCCGGGGGTCCCGTCGACTCCCCGCTGGGCGGCCGTCCCTCCATCACCCTGGAGTTCGACGACGCCCACGCCGTCGTCCTCGCGGCCGACCTGGAGACCCGGCACGCGCGCGCGGCCGTGCTCTCGCTGACCGGCGAGATCCTCGCCGAGCACAGCGGCACCCTGGTCATCGAGGACGGCCCCGACGCCGTGCTCGGCGAGCTGGGGCGCTGGTTCGCGGAACTGCTGGAGAAGGCCGGCCACCGGGCGGAGGAGGCCTGCGGGATCGGGCTCGCCGTGCCGGGCCCGGTCGACCTGGAGAGCGGCCGGGTGGTGCAGCCGCCGATCATGCCCGGCTGGGACGGCTACGACATAAGAGGCCGCCTCGCCAGGTCGTTCACCGAGCACACCGGGGCCGGCCCGGTCCCCGTGCTCGTCGACAACGACGCCAACCTCATGGCGTACGGCGAACAGCGCACCGCGTATCCCGACTGCTCGGCGTTCGTGCTGGTCAAGGTCTCGACCGGCATCGGCGCCGGAGTCGTGGTCGACGGCTCGGTCTACCGGGGCATCGACGGCGGCGCGGGCGACCTGGGCCACATCCGGGTGCCCGCGGGCGCGGAGGCACTGTGCCGGTGCGGGTCCTACGGCTGTCTCGCGGCCGTCGCGAGCGGCGGTGCCGTGGCCCGTCGGCTGGCTGCGGCCGGGGTGCCGGCGGCCTCGGGCTCGGACGTACGGGACCTGCTGGCCTCGGGGCATCCCGAGGCGGCCGCGCTCGCGCGCGAGGCGGGGCGGCACGTCGGGGACGTCCTGGCGACGGTCGTGACCCTGCTGAACCCCGGGGTGCTGATGATCGCCGGAGATCTGGCCGGAACTCCCTTCCTCACCGGCGTGCGTGAGCTGCTGTACCAGCGGGCGCTGCCGCGCTCCACCGCCCGCCTGGAGGTGGTGACCTCGCGGCTGGGGGAGCGGGCGGGGCTGGTCGGGGCGGGTGCGCTGGTGGTGGAGCACCTGTACGCGCCCGAGCGGGTCGAGGAGCGGCTGCTGGCCATGGGCGTGTGA
- a CDS encoding glycogen debranching N-terminal domain-containing protein, whose amino-acid sequence MTDRHHLLVHGGTFAAVGDGGDISGVRNGSSPDGLFVRDARHLSRWQLTVDGAVPEALSPVADGDAARCVLVPRGGRQEPPAYTLFREQAVGDGSFVESLRVTSNRPVPTTVRLAVTADADFTDQFELRSDHRTYTKTGATRTREVLDDGVEFGYQRREWRSFTTVTADPAPDAVEETGTGARRLVWTLDLEPHGTAELTLRVMARPHGDKRARRVPISPAALNRQLLAMEGEFVEGVAFPTGWPELAAACARGLADLASLQVPATGPDGEELRVPAAGAPWFLTLLGRDALLTSLFALPYRPRLAAATLPALAATQATETGAASVAQPGKIVHEVRHGELAHFEQVPYGRYYGSVDATPLFLVLLGAYVEQTGDAALARRLEPHARAAIGWMLDHGGLTSRGYLVYRADQGGLANQNWKDSPGSICGADGSRPTGPVMAAGAQGYAYDALRRTAWVARTVWGDETYAALLEQAAADLRDRFQRDFWMPDRSFPALALDGKGRQVDALASDAGHLLWSGLLDKEYGELVGRRLLEPDFFSGWGVRTLASGQPAYHPLSYHRGSVWPHDNALITLGLARYGLHDEARAVAHGLVDAATATGHRLPEVLAGYGRESHGEPVPYPHACVREARSAAAPLALLTAVGGA is encoded by the coding sequence ATGACGGACCGGCATCATCTGCTCGTTCACGGTGGGACGTTCGCCGCCGTGGGGGACGGCGGGGACATCAGCGGAGTCCGCAACGGCAGCTCACCGGACGGCTTGTTCGTCCGCGACGCCCGGCATCTGAGCCGCTGGCAGCTCACGGTCGACGGAGCGGTCCCGGAGGCCCTGTCGCCGGTCGCCGACGGCGACGCAGCGCGCTGTGTCCTGGTCCCGCGAGGCGGCCGCCAGGAGCCCCCCGCGTACACCCTGTTCCGTGAACAGGCGGTGGGCGACGGCTCGTTCGTCGAGTCCCTCCGGGTCACCAGCAACCGCCCGGTGCCGACGACGGTACGGCTCGCGGTCACCGCGGACGCCGACTTCACCGACCAGTTCGAGCTGCGCTCCGACCACCGTACGTACACCAAGACCGGCGCCACCCGCACCCGTGAAGTCCTCGACGACGGCGTGGAGTTCGGCTACCAGCGCCGCGAATGGCGTTCCTTCACGACGGTGACGGCCGACCCCGCGCCGGACGCCGTCGAGGAGACGGGCACCGGAGCCAGGCGCCTGGTCTGGACGCTCGACCTGGAACCGCACGGCACGGCCGAGCTGACCCTGCGTGTGATGGCCCGCCCGCACGGCGACAAGCGGGCCCGCCGGGTGCCGATCTCGCCGGCCGCGCTCAACCGGCAACTCCTCGCGATGGAAGGGGAGTTCGTGGAGGGCGTGGCCTTCCCGACCGGTTGGCCGGAGCTGGCGGCCGCCTGTGCCCGCGGTCTCGCCGACCTCGCCTCGCTCCAGGTCCCGGCGACCGGCCCGGACGGCGAGGAACTGCGCGTCCCGGCCGCCGGAGCCCCCTGGTTCCTCACCCTCCTGGGCCGGGACGCCCTGCTCACCTCGCTCTTCGCCCTGCCCTACCGCCCCCGGCTGGCGGCCGCGACCCTTCCCGCGCTCGCGGCGACCCAGGCCACCGAGACGGGCGCGGCCTCCGTGGCCCAGCCCGGCAAGATCGTGCACGAGGTGCGGCACGGGGAGCTCGCGCACTTCGAGCAGGTGCCGTACGGCCGCTACTACGGCTCGGTCGACGCGACCCCGCTGTTCCTCGTCCTGCTCGGCGCCTACGTGGAGCAGACCGGGGACGCTGCCCTGGCCCGGCGCCTGGAGCCGCACGCCCGGGCCGCGATCGGCTGGATGCTCGACCACGGCGGCCTCACCTCGCGCGGCTACCTCGTCTACCGCGCCGACCAGGGCGGCCTCGCCAACCAGAACTGGAAGGACTCCCCCGGGTCGATCTGCGGCGCCGACGGGAGCCGCCCGACCGGCCCGGTGATGGCGGCGGGCGCCCAGGGCTACGCGTACGACGCGCTGCGCCGGACCGCGTGGGTCGCCCGCACGGTGTGGGGGGACGAGACGTACGCGGCGCTCCTCGAACAGGCCGCGGCGGACCTGCGCGACCGGTTCCAGCGGGACTTCTGGATGCCGGACCGCTCCTTCCCGGCCCTCGCGCTGGACGGGAAGGGCCGGCAGGTCGACGCGCTGGCCTCCGACGCCGGGCATCTGCTGTGGTCCGGGCTGCTCGACAAGGAGTACGGCGAGCTGGTGGGCCGACGCCTGCTCGAACCGGACTTCTTCTCGGGCTGGGGGGTGCGCACCCTGGCCTCGGGCCAGCCGGCCTACCACCCGCTCTCCTACCACCGGGGTTCGGTGTGGCCGCACGACAACGCGCTGATCACGCTGGGTCTCGCCCGCTACGGGCTGCACGACGAGGCCCGCGCGGTGGCGCACGGCCTGGTGGACGCGGCCACGGCGACCGGGCACCGGTTGCCGGAGGTCCTGGCGGGATACGGGCGGGAGTCCCACGGCGAGCCGGTGCCGTATCCGCACGCGTGTGTGCGGGAGGCGCGGTCTGCGGCAGCGCCTCTTGCCCTGCTGACGGCGGTCGGCGGCGCGTAG